From Cryptococcus neoformans var. grubii H99 chromosome 6, complete sequence:
TAACCGgttccttcttttgccATTATTCATTTGAGATACATTTATCCCTGATCATTTTTTTAATCACAGCCCTGATCAGATCAGAGCATGTAGAATTATGTGGACTCTTAAGAGGTTTCCACCATGTACATGGATGATGCGATCAACCCCCATTTACCCAGACCCTTACCGGCTCGCCTTCCGAGTCTTTCCGTTCGGCATCCATCTGTCAACAACGTGGACGCaaacaaagaaggaaagaaataAAGTGGAGGTAGAATGTTATTACATAATGTAAacatttgttgttgtcggAGAAGGCCGCAATCGCGTGGCTGGCTGCTGTGTCAGCGCGTCAGCAGGGTAGCAGCAGATGGTGTTACTGCGCTTCATTTCGGCTTTCCTAAGCGGTCAACCTGTTTTTGTTATCTGATAACCCCCAGACATCCCACACCAGCACCTTAGAGCATTTCACTACCAGTATATCTGACAGTACTCATAATGGCTGCTGTAagcccttctcctctgcgTCGTCGAGCTTGTTGATCAGCTGCTAATGACTGAATAGCCTGGAACCATCATCACTTCTACGCCCGGCGCTATTCCCACAGGTCCCGCTTACCAATACAGCGTCAAGATGACTTGTACTGGATGCTCCGGTGCCATCAACAGGGTCTTGGGGAAAAATATTACTGCCCGTGAGTTGGGAATTCATTGAACTTCGGGTGCTGCGGTGAAACAGCACAGTTAGATTATGTGCGAGGCTGACATTCCCACCATGAATTTGATAGCCAACGCGTACCACATTTCCCTGCCCAAGCAGCTTGTCCTCGTCTGGGGTCCTTCATTACCTCCTTTTGAGACTGTCACAGAAAAGATTGCCAAGACTGGAAAGACCATTAACGCCAAGGAGGTCGTTGAAGATGCTAGCACGTTGCCAGCGCTCGAGGCTGCTGCCTAAGGTGGCTTGTGCGGGGAAC
This genomic window contains:
- a CDS encoding copper chaperone, with the translated sequence MAAPGTIITSTPGAIPTGPAYQYSVKMTCTGCSGAINRVLGKNITAPNAYHISLPKQLVLVWGPSLPPFETVTEKIAKTGKTINAKEVVEDASTLPALEAAA